Proteins from a genomic interval of Acetobacterium woodii DSM 1030:
- a CDS encoding ammonium transporter, producing the protein MINSGDVSFILICVILVFFMTPGLGLFYAGMVRRKNVLNTMMSVLFCCGLTTVMWFAFGYSLSFGPDMGGFGIVGDLSNAFFHGINETQAGPYASNIPGILFALFQLVFCMVTPAIVVGSLVGRMKFSALFIFVAAWLMFVYYPMAHMVWGQGGLIAGFGAVDFAGGYVIEISSGISGLVACIMLGSRKGYRVKSYHPHNIPLFVLGGAILWVGWFAFNGGSALAADGLAIHAVVTTMIASAAAMLSWMLVEMILYTKVTIMGAVTGSIVGLVSITPGAGFVPYEAALFIGAIVSPICFFFLTKVKVKFGYDDSLDAFGCHGISGIWGVIATGLFAQSAINPVAKWNGLFFGDTQLFTAQIIALLIAVIYSGVMTGVIMLILKKVMVIRVSPEAEALGLDISEHAEEGYAAFSGIDQ; encoded by the coding sequence ATGATTAATTCTGGAGATGTGAGTTTTATTCTCATTTGTGTAATATTGGTGTTTTTTATGACACCGGGGCTGGGACTATTTTATGCCGGAATGGTTCGTCGAAAAAATGTTCTTAATACGATGATGTCGGTTTTATTTTGTTGTGGGCTGACGACGGTTATGTGGTTTGCTTTTGGCTACTCGCTTTCATTTGGTCCGGATATGGGTGGCTTTGGAATTGTCGGCGACTTAAGCAATGCCTTTTTTCATGGGATCAATGAAACTCAAGCTGGTCCCTATGCCAGTAATATTCCTGGTATTTTGTTTGCACTATTTCAGCTTGTTTTTTGTATGGTTACGCCAGCGATTGTTGTTGGTTCACTGGTTGGAAGAATGAAATTTTCGGCATTATTTATTTTTGTGGCAGCTTGGTTAATGTTTGTTTATTATCCAATGGCTCATATGGTTTGGGGACAGGGTGGATTAATTGCCGGATTCGGAGCGGTGGATTTCGCGGGAGGTTATGTTATTGAAATCAGCTCAGGGATTTCAGGTTTGGTTGCCTGTATTATGCTTGGATCACGTAAAGGATACCGTGTCAAATCGTATCATCCACACAATATTCCCTTATTTGTTTTAGGGGGTGCGATTCTCTGGGTTGGATGGTTTGCATTTAATGGCGGTTCTGCTTTGGCAGCGGATGGATTAGCGATTCACGCAGTGGTTACAACAATGATCGCATCAGCTGCAGCGATGCTGAGCTGGATGTTGGTTGAAATGATTTTATATACGAAGGTCACAATTATGGGTGCGGTAACGGGGTCTATTGTTGGATTGGTTTCGATTACACCTGGGGCCGGTTTTGTTCCTTATGAGGCGGCATTGTTTATTGGCGCAATAGTTAGTCCGATATGCTTCTTCTTTTTAACAAAGGTAAAGGTCAAATTTGGATATGATGATTCATTAGATGCGTTTGGATGCCATGGGATCAGTGGTATTTGGGGAGTAATCGCAACAGGTTTATTTGCACAATCTGCGATTAATCCAGTTGCTAAATGGAATGGCTTGTTTTTTGGTGATACGCAGTTATTTACCGCTCAAATTATAGCGCTTTTGATTGCAGTGATTTATTCCGGCGTGATGACAGGCGTGATTATGTTAATACTTAAGAAGGTGATGGTGATTCGAGTTTCGCCAGAAGCAGAAGCTCTTGGTTTGGATATCAGTGAACACGCGGAAGAAGGTTATGCAGCATTTTCAGGAATTGACCAATAG
- a CDS encoding P-II family nitrogen regulator: MKQIEAIIRPEKLEPLKDAFLEAKFNGMNIRQVLGCGNQYGWVAHNRGTEVMMNMIPKIEIKIVVADDKVEETIQLIMTVVRTGEIGDGKIFIKPVEECIRIRTGERGDVAL, translated from the coding sequence ATGAAGCAAATCGAAGCAATTATTCGTCCCGAAAAGTTGGAACCGTTAAAAGATGCATTCTTAGAAGCAAAATTCAACGGAATGAATATCCGTCAAGTCTTAGGTTGTGGAAACCAGTATGGCTGGGTAGCCCATAATCGGGGGACCGAAGTCATGATGAATATGATTCCCAAAATTGAAATTAAAATTGTCGTCGCAGACGATAAGGTTGAAGAAACCATCCAATTGATTATGACAGTTGTTCGAACGGGTGAAATCGGCGATGGAAAAATTTTCATTAAACCCGTCGAAGAATGTATTCGGATTCGAACGGGCGAACGAGGCGATGTGGCCCTCTAA
- a CDS encoding sugar-binding transcriptional regulator: MKKVVDDERLMVKICEMYYNQDINQKLIAKELGLSRPTVSRILQNAKERGIVKIIIDPILGNNYVDLEKKLECRYGLKEVFIVDFKQDNRDQKDELARATASYLERLIKDDSIVGVSMGSSIGQIHRFITKGIAKKVTFIPLIGGIGHLGMELHSNTIAEALAKAFGGNSYLLHAPARVSGLMIKEELMKEADIKRIIKMGDSLDVAIVGIGVPNRGSAIMATGYYDEKEMEMMRRKKVVGDVCMQFFDINGSTEPFEADNCVIGIDIKKLRRVPHSIGVASGREKSAAIQGAIKGGYINVLVTDVECGKKLLEIDEPADENC, encoded by the coding sequence ATGAAAAAGGTAGTTGATGATGAGCGGTTAATGGTAAAAATTTGTGAGATGTATTATAACCAGGATATAAATCAAAAGTTAATTGCAAAAGAACTGGGCTTATCGCGCCCGACAGTATCGAGAATCCTTCAAAATGCCAAAGAACGGGGCATTGTCAAAATAATTATTGATCCAATTTTAGGAAATAACTATGTTGATCTTGAAAAAAAGTTAGAATGCCGATATGGCCTAAAAGAAGTTTTTATTGTTGATTTTAAACAGGATAATCGGGATCAAAAAGATGAGTTAGCCAGGGCGACGGCAAGTTATCTGGAACGTCTGATCAAAGATGACAGTATTGTTGGGGTTTCGATGGGATCTTCGATTGGGCAGATCCATCGTTTTATAACGAAAGGGATAGCTAAAAAAGTAACATTTATTCCGCTTATTGGTGGAATCGGACATTTGGGAATGGAGCTTCACTCCAATACAATTGCTGAAGCGCTGGCTAAGGCTTTTGGCGGGAATTCTTATCTGCTTCACGCACCAGCCAGAGTGTCCGGGTTGATGATTAAAGAAGAATTAATGAAAGAAGCAGATATTAAACGCATTATTAAAATGGGCGATAGTTTGGATGTTGCGATTGTTGGTATTGGGGTTCCTAATCGTGGTTCGGCCATTATGGCCACCGGTTATTATGACGAAAAAGAGATGGAAATGATGCGCCGGAAAAAAGTAGTGGGTGACGTATGTATGCAATTTTTTGATATCAACGGGAGCACTGAACCTTTTGAGGCGGATAATTGCGTCATTGGCATTGATATCAAAAAATTGCGACGGGTGCCGCATTCCATTGGGGTTGCAAGCGGAAGAGAAAAATCCGCAGCGATTCAGGGCGCAATCAAAGGTGGCTATATCAATGTATTAGTCACCGATGTTGAATGTGGCAAAAAATTGTTGGAAATAGATGAGCCAGCGGATGAAAACTGCTAA
- a CDS encoding sn-glycerol-1-phosphate dehydrogenase, producing the protein MNEILRMSMNEMAEADFDCSCGRHHSLPIKKIAIGKGVINQLPEVAAAFKGKQVYMISDNNTWKAAGEKANRMMTEAGFEIKNYIFERGKEILIPDELAIGRMLLEMPLDTALIVSVGSGTLNDMAKYLSSRTGVPYIIVCTAPSMDGYVADGAPLICNGQKISYVATLAYGVVGDTDIMKAAPMHMIHAGLGDVLGKLTALTDWSLAVAMIHEYRCDTCVKLVEEALQKCITNAPLLKERNEEAILYLIEALTLTGVTMAIVGVSRPASGSEHLLSHYWEMDFIARHKYPELHGIKVGIATPIVAEIYELLKDDLPAETKALVPRREFVEKLLRSAGAMISPKEVGIERELFYRSLMEANTVRKRYSVFQYAKDQGRLEEVAEIITERIYGK; encoded by the coding sequence ATGAATGAAATTTTAAGGATGTCAATGAATGAGATGGCAGAGGCAGATTTTGACTGCTCCTGTGGCAGGCATCACAGCTTGCCAATAAAAAAAATTGCCATTGGTAAAGGGGTCATTAACCAGCTTCCCGAGGTTGCGGCAGCATTTAAAGGCAAACAAGTTTATATGATCAGTGATAACAATACCTGGAAAGCCGCCGGCGAAAAAGCCAATCGCATGATGACTGAAGCCGGTTTTGAAATTAAAAACTATATCTTTGAACGGGGTAAAGAAATTCTTATTCCCGACGAATTGGCGATCGGCAGAATGTTACTTGAGATGCCCCTTGACACCGCTTTAATTGTTTCGGTCGGTTCCGGAACACTTAATGATATGGCGAAATACCTTTCATCACGAACCGGGGTTCCTTATATTATTGTTTGCACAGCGCCCTCAATGGATGGGTATGTCGCCGATGGCGCCCCGTTGATTTGCAATGGCCAAAAAATATCGTATGTGGCAACCTTAGCTTACGGCGTTGTTGGTGATACTGATATTATGAAAGCAGCACCAATGCATATGATCCATGCCGGATTAGGTGATGTGTTAGGTAAATTAACGGCTTTGACAGATTGGTCATTGGCGGTTGCAATGATTCATGAATATCGTTGTGATACCTGTGTTAAGTTAGTTGAAGAAGCGCTTCAAAAATGTATCACCAACGCGCCGTTGTTAAAAGAAAGAAATGAAGAAGCCATTTTATATTTAATTGAAGCATTGACATTAACCGGGGTTACAATGGCGATTGTAGGGGTTTCTCGACCGGCGTCAGGTTCAGAACATTTGCTTTCTCATTATTGGGAGATGGATTTTATTGCCCGTCACAAATACCCGGAACTGCATGGCATTAAGGTGGGAATCGCGACGCCGATTGTAGCCGAAATTTATGAGCTGTTAAAAGATGATTTACCAGCGGAAACAAAAGCACTTGTGCCGCGACGGGAATTTGTTGAAAAGTTGTTACGCAGTGCCGGTGCGATGATTTCGCCCAAAGAGGTTGGGATTGAACGGGAACTTTTCTATCGGAGTTTGATGGAAGCGAACACTGTTCGTAAACGTTATAGTGTTTTTCAATATGCAAAAGATCAGGGCCGATTGGAAGAAGTGGCAGAGATAATCACCGAAAGGATTTATGGAAAATGA
- a CDS encoding HAD-IIA family hydrolase, with translation MIKPKNDVLKDIKLFALDMDGTVYLGNGLIEGALDFIKKLQELNKEFIFFTNNSSRVPSFYQEKLAKMGCFIDEDRIITSGEVTIEYLKTYYPGKAVYLMGTPLLEESFRKQGINLVQDQADVAVASFDTTLTYEKLNKICTFIANGATFLSTHLDLVCPTETGFMPDCGSMCALITKSTGVEPKYLGKPFPETMDMVVSITGHKKEDVAFVGDRLYTDVATGVKNGGKGFLVLTGEATMQDVETSDIVPDGIFNSLQEMMDYL, from the coding sequence ATGATCAAACCCAAAAATGACGTGTTAAAGGATATTAAATTATTTGCGCTGGATATGGATGGGACCGTTTATCTGGGAAACGGACTCATTGAGGGCGCTTTGGATTTTATTAAAAAGCTCCAGGAACTAAATAAAGAGTTTATTTTTTTTACCAATAATTCCTCGCGAGTCCCCAGTTTTTATCAAGAAAAGTTAGCTAAAATGGGATGTTTTATCGACGAAGATCGCATCATCACCTCAGGGGAGGTAACCATTGAATATTTAAAAACCTATTATCCCGGAAAAGCGGTGTATTTAATGGGGACCCCTTTATTGGAAGAAAGCTTTCGAAAACAGGGGATCAATCTGGTTCAGGATCAAGCGGATGTGGCGGTAGCCAGCTTTGATACGACCCTTACCTATGAAAAACTCAATAAAATTTGTACCTTTATTGCCAATGGGGCGACGTTTTTATCCACTCATCTGGATTTGGTTTGTCCGACCGAAACTGGTTTTATGCCGGATTGCGGTTCGATGTGTGCGCTGATTACTAAGTCCACCGGGGTCGAACCTAAATATTTAGGTAAACCTTTTCCAGAAACGATGGACATGGTAGTATCGATCACCGGGCATAAAAAGGAAGACGTAGCATTTGTCGGAGATCGTCTTTATACCGATGTGGCAACTGGCGTTAAAAATGGCGGCAAAGGTTTTTTGGTATTAACCGGGGAAGCAACGATGCAGGATGTGGAGACCTCCGATATTGTTCCCGACGGCATTTTCAACTCATTACAAGAAATGATGGACTATTTATAA
- a CDS encoding HPr family phosphocarrier protein, whose translation MHSKTITIINPTGLHARPAAEFCQKAEEFGADIKIKKVAEPSKTGDAKSLLGIMSIGLGQGDTIEIIAEGEDEMLAVETLAALVGSGFGEV comes from the coding sequence ATGCATTCTAAAACAATAACGATCATTAATCCAACAGGATTACATGCAAGACCGGCGGCAGAGTTTTGTCAGAAGGCAGAGGAATTCGGAGCCGATATCAAGATCAAAAAAGTAGCAGAGCCGTCTAAAACAGGAGATGCAAAGTCGCTACTGGGGATTATGTCAATTGGTTTAGGTCAAGGTGATACCATTGAAATTATTGCCGAAGGCGAAGATGAAATGCTTGCGGTCGAAACGTTGGCGGCTCTAGTTGGCAGTGGCTTTGGAGAAGTTTAG
- a CDS encoding sugar-binding transcriptional regulator, with amino-acid sequence MERKSLHIKIAHWYYNLGMTQDEIAKRLSFTRQRVNRIISSLSESGIVTIKVNGYEMSNVKYETLIEEHFDLQRVIIADSYGESDKYLPSLASVAAQYLDDYIQAKMTIGVSWGITLAETVSRLSFNKKSDCMVVQMVGAQNLDQDVLKSDEIARALADKLDCACYMLYAPVVVDQAATKTMLMQEKSIKKSFEHIKRCDLGIFGIGQLSENSTMCKRGLLKTADIKKLRDDGFIGDLCVNPIRSDGTWNDCYIKERVMTVDMEVLKEIPNVVAIAGGEDKTEAIIGCLKSQCINTLIIDDATAKRIVEKLS; translated from the coding sequence ATGGAAAGAAAATCGCTGCATATCAAAATTGCTCATTGGTATTATAATCTGGGAATGACGCAAGATGAGATTGCCAAACGTTTATCTTTTACGCGACAGCGTGTGAATCGGATTATTAGTTCACTGTCAGAATCAGGGATTGTGACAATTAAAGTAAATGGTTATGAAATGAGCAATGTAAAATACGAAACGTTAATTGAAGAACATTTTGATTTACAACGGGTGATTATCGCCGATAGTTATGGCGAAAGTGATAAATACCTCCCGTCTTTAGCGAGCGTGGCGGCGCAATACTTGGATGATTATATCCAAGCCAAGATGACTATTGGCGTTTCTTGGGGAATTACACTGGCAGAAACGGTTTCGCGCCTTTCTTTTAATAAAAAATCGGATTGTATGGTTGTTCAAATGGTGGGCGCCCAGAACCTTGATCAGGATGTCCTGAAGTCTGATGAAATTGCCAGAGCTTTAGCCGACAAATTAGATTGTGCCTGCTATATGTTATATGCCCCGGTAGTGGTTGATCAAGCCGCGACGAAAACAATGTTAATGCAGGAAAAATCGATAAAAAAATCATTTGAGCATATTAAACGGTGTGATCTGGGAATTTTTGGAATTGGACAACTTTCCGAGAATTCAACGATGTGTAAACGTGGCTTACTTAAAACCGCAGATATCAAAAAATTAAGGGATGATGGATTTATTGGTGATCTGTGTGTTAATCCGATTCGTTCAGATGGAACGTGGAATGATTGCTATATTAAAGAGCGGGTGATGACCGTTGATATGGAAGTATTAAAAGAAATTCCCAATGTCGTAGCGATTGCTGGCGGGGAAGATAAAACAGAAGCGATCATCGGTTGCCTGAAATCTCAATGCATTAATACATTAATTATTGATGATGCAACGGCGAAACGTATTGTTGAAAAACTAAGTTGA
- a CDS encoding FGGY-family carbohydrate kinase — translation MDYIIGIDAGTSNVKAVLFNLDGAEVLVESLENEPIYIGDNLVEQNMNTLWEKVVLCLQKLLKNGPATADEIKGIGVTGQGEGCWLIDAAGEPVQNALLWCDGRASDEVAKVTEEHPELGELIYQTTGTPALTGTQLMLLKWMKNNRQDILDRASTSFFCKDWVRYKLTGKIHGDLTDTGTSLVNAKTGEVAEALLKKLDLEAYISYIPELVTSDTIVGMVSPEIADTLGLNSHTPVIAGAIDVIAAAVGIGAVEDKNICVILGTTCANEIFKKKEDCHFGEPGTRYEKHAVGDLYVNLLATMNGTPNIDWALENIATTKDFKEIDRLINEVPAGCGGVLFHPYISAAGERAPFYNPFAKANFFGIGAGTTRATLLRAVYEGVTMSIKDCLQDADRDSKIFIAGGGAKSSVWAQMISDVTGMEVVVSSGNEFGAKGAAMMLGVATGIYDNYEDAAKKSCKFERSYKPIAEHVKVYDALYELYKEIRISNEKLWYKRADLLKQLNPKSL, via the coding sequence ATGGATTATATCATTGGAATCGATGCGGGGACATCAAATGTTAAAGCGGTGTTATTTAACCTTGACGGAGCAGAAGTTTTAGTAGAATCACTGGAAAATGAACCGATCTATATCGGTGATAACCTGGTTGAACAAAATATGAATACCTTATGGGAAAAGGTTGTTTTATGTCTTCAAAAGTTATTAAAAAATGGTCCGGCAACCGCAGATGAAATCAAAGGAATTGGTGTAACTGGACAAGGGGAAGGCTGTTGGTTAATTGATGCGGCCGGAGAGCCGGTTCAAAATGCATTACTTTGGTGTGATGGCAGAGCTAGCGATGAGGTGGCAAAGGTTACAGAGGAACATCCTGAATTAGGCGAACTTATTTACCAAACGACAGGGACTCCGGCGTTAACCGGAACACAGTTGATGTTGCTCAAATGGATGAAAAACAATCGCCAAGACATCCTGGATCGAGCCAGTACCAGTTTCTTTTGTAAGGATTGGGTACGTTATAAATTAACGGGAAAAATTCACGGCGATTTGACCGATACCGGGACATCGTTAGTTAATGCAAAAACCGGTGAAGTGGCCGAAGCGCTTTTAAAAAAACTTGATCTTGAAGCCTATATTTCTTATATTCCAGAGCTGGTTACTTCGGATACGATTGTTGGGATGGTAAGTCCGGAAATCGCCGATACATTGGGATTAAATTCCCATACGCCTGTAATTGCGGGCGCAATTGATGTCATTGCCGCCGCAGTCGGAATTGGTGCCGTTGAAGATAAAAACATTTGTGTCATTTTAGGAACAACGTGTGCGAATGAGATTTTCAAGAAAAAAGAGGATTGCCATTTTGGTGAGCCGGGGACGCGGTATGAGAAACATGCGGTGGGGGATTTGTATGTTAATTTATTAGCGACAATGAATGGAACCCCAAATATCGATTGGGCATTAGAAAATATCGCAACAACAAAAGATTTTAAAGAAATAGATCGCCTGATCAATGAAGTGCCGGCGGGCTGCGGGGGCGTTCTTTTTCATCCGTATATCAGTGCCGCGGGGGAACGCGCACCTTTTTATAATCCTTTTGCCAAAGCTAATTTTTTTGGAATCGGAGCGGGAACCACCCGGGCTACTTTGCTTAGAGCCGTCTATGAAGGGGTAACCATGTCGATTAAAGATTGCCTTCAGGATGCTGACCGCGACAGTAAAATTTTCATTGCCGGGGGAGGTGCTAAAAGTAGTGTTTGGGCGCAAATGATTTCGGATGTCACCGGAATGGAAGTGGTAGTGTCATCGGGAAATGAATTTGGCGCCAAAGGTGCAGCGATGATGCTGGGAGTAGCAACCGGAATTTATGACAACTATGAAGATGCGGCAAAAAAAAGCTGTAAATTTGAACGGAGTTATAAACCAATCGCCGAACATGTCAAAGTATATGACGCCCTTTATGAATTGTACAAGGAGATCCGCATCAGTAATGAAAAATTATGGTATAAAAGAGCGGATTTATTAAAACAACTTAATCCCAAAAGTTTATAA
- a CDS encoding 2-hydroxyacid dehydrogenase yields the protein MKIFFTAEYSELELKPLYELGEVKLDGWAIGLPKMPEAELMEKTKDADILITSYDDITRNVIENAKQLKLIACTRATPVNIDIEAAREKGIPVIYTPGRNSDTTAEFTIGLMLSIARKIPMAYKALKDGKFTGADEVEKVTKEGLKVDMIWDMDENSPYMIFKGTQLKGKTLGIIGYGSIGQRVGKIARAFGMGLLIYDPFQSEIDIEEIGVEKAELLEDVMKKADFITCHMKVTPDTKGIISAKMIGLMKPTAYFINSSRGAILDEPALIEALRHKRIAGAAFDVYAKEPIAANHPYLTELDNVVVTPHIAGATDDVLVNHTRQIVSELKRFINGEKLLYEYR from the coding sequence ATGAAAATATTTTTCACAGCAGAATACAGCGAATTAGAATTAAAACCATTATATGAATTAGGTGAAGTAAAACTCGATGGTTGGGCAATTGGTTTGCCTAAAATGCCAGAGGCCGAGTTGATGGAAAAAACAAAAGATGCGGATATATTGATCACAAGTTATGATGACATTACCCGTAATGTTATTGAAAACGCCAAGCAGTTAAAGCTGATTGCTTGTACCCGGGCAACACCGGTTAACATTGACATTGAAGCGGCCCGGGAAAAAGGGATTCCGGTAATTTATACACCAGGACGAAATTCTGACACGACCGCAGAATTTACCATTGGCTTAATGTTGTCGATCGCCCGCAAAATTCCGATGGCTTACAAAGCCCTAAAAGACGGAAAATTTACCGGCGCCGATGAAGTGGAAAAGGTCACAAAAGAAGGTTTGAAAGTTGACATGATTTGGGATATGGACGAAAATTCGCCATATATGATTTTTAAGGGAACGCAATTAAAGGGAAAAACCCTTGGAATCATTGGGTATGGAAGTATCGGTCAACGAGTGGGAAAAATCGCCAGAGCTTTTGGAATGGGTTTATTGATCTATGATCCTTTTCAAAGTGAAATTGATATTGAAGAAATTGGCGTTGAGAAAGCGGAATTACTTGAAGATGTCATGAAAAAAGCAGATTTCATCACTTGTCATATGAAAGTCACGCCGGATACAAAAGGGATAATAAGTGCTAAAATGATTGGTTTGATGAAACCAACGGCTTATTTTATTAACAGTTCCCGGGGGGCAATTTTAGATGAACCGGCATTGATTGAAGCACTTCGCCATAAACGGATTGCCGGAGCCGCTTTTGACGTTTATGCAAAAGAACCAATCGCCGCTAATCATCCCTATCTAACAGAGCTGGACAACGTTGTTGTGACGCCTCACATTGCCGGTGCGACGGATGATGTGTTAGTTAATCATACCAGACAAATTGTGTCAGAGTTAAAACGATTTATTAACGGCGAAAAATTGCTTTACGAATATCGCTAA
- a CDS encoding L-fuculose-phosphate aldolase: MILEKERMDVVKFCQKLITSGLTKGTGGNISIYNREQQLMAISPSGIDYFETEPEDIVIIDINGQIVDGKRKPSSEHEMHRIFYQKRTDINAVVHTHSIYATVLATLRQPLPASSYLVAFSGLDVRCADYASFGSMELAELTYEAMIDRYAVLMANHGLLTGGSDILNAFNIAEQIEHCAEVYVKARAIGEPVILDEAEMKKMIIKFNKSYGQRTTKADLDD, from the coding sequence ATGATTTTAGAAAAAGAAAGAATGGACGTTGTCAAATTTTGTCAAAAGTTAATCACCTCAGGATTAACAAAAGGCACCGGTGGAAATATTAGTATTTATAATCGGGAACAACAATTAATGGCAATCAGCCCTAGTGGGATTGACTATTTTGAAACTGAACCGGAAGATATTGTTATCATTGATATCAACGGCCAGATCGTTGATGGCAAAAGAAAACCTTCCAGTGAACACGAAATGCACCGGATATTTTATCAAAAAAGAACGGACATCAATGCTGTGGTGCATACGCATTCTATTTATGCGACAGTTTTAGCAACCTTAAGACAACCACTACCGGCATCCAGTTATTTGGTGGCATTTTCGGGACTCGATGTGCGGTGTGCCGATTATGCATCATTTGGAAGTATGGAATTGGCGGAATTGACTTATGAAGCGATGATTGACCGTTATGCTGTGTTGATGGCAAATCACGGTTTGTTAACAGGGGGAAGTGATATTCTCAATGCCTTTAATATTGCCGAACAAATTGAGCATTGTGCCGAAGTTTATGTCAAAGCCAGAGCGATTGGGGAGCCGGTTATTTTGGATGAAGCCGAAATGAAAAAAATGATAATAAAGTTTAATAAGTCTTATGGGCAGCGGACAACCAAAGCTGATTTAGATGACTAG